The sequence below is a genomic window from Nostoc flagelliforme CCNUN1.
TGCTCCTAAAAAGTTGTATAAAAAGAATTTTCCAAAGGGCATTTCGGCTATCCCAGCTAGTGGTGCAGCAAAAACTCGCAACAATGCCAGAAAACGTCCAAAAAATACTGCTTTAGCAGAATTTTGACTAAATTGTTCTTTGATAGTCAGCAACCGCACTTCAGAAATCCGAAATATGCTACCAACTTTTACCAAAAAAGGCCAACCGCTAACCCTACCAACCCAATAGCCACAAGTGCCGCCAATTACAGCACCCATAATTGCATCACCGAGAACCAGCCAGAAATTCAGTTCATCGCTGCCAGCTAGAAACCCACCTACTAAGGTCACGGTTTCGCCAGGAAGGGGAATGCCTAAATTTTCTAGCAAAATTCCCAAAAAAATTGCCCAATACCCGTAAGTGTGGGCGACTTCCTGGATATTTTCTAGTGAAATCAGCTCTAAAGACATCCCATACCGCCGTCTTTACAAATTTTTACTTTTATTATATCTTTGCTTGTTTATGCGCGGGGTGTCAATTAAACCCCTGCATAAAGCCATTGAGTGATTACTTTAATTCTGAATAATCCATAAGTTATAGCGTATGGTAACTATTAATTTTTTACTATTAACTATGCATTTTTTAGAGGTTAATACCACAACTTCATAATTTATTAAAAAAAAATTAAAAGATTTATAAAAAATTTATAAATATGCAGTTAATTGATGAAAATCTTGTAAAAGATACGGTTGATACCGAAATTGTTAGGCGTTTATGCCTATATTGATGAAAGTTATCACAAATTATACGGCATGAATACTGAAATAATCCCTCTCAACTGCACGACTGCATTTACCCCAATATCAGGGTAAAACAGTAATTTTGCTGTTGAAAGAGAAGAGGTATTGATGTCTTTTTTCAATTTTTTT
It includes:
- a CDS encoding DedA family protein, whose translation is MSLELISLENIQEVAHTYGYWAIFLGILLENLGIPLPGETVTLVGGFLAGSDELNFWLVLGDAIMGAVIGGTCGYWVGRVSGWPFLVKVGSIFRISEVRLLTIKEQFSQNSAKAVFFGRFLALLRVFAAPLAGIAEMPFGKFFLYNFLGAVAWASLMVTLAFFAGKIVSLEQLVAWVGQFAIAALLILAALIIVPLWLESRQVKEASSEK